The following are from one region of the Cloacibacterium sp. TD35 genome:
- a CDS encoding PRTRC system ThiF family protein: MNSEINKNREIKAKVHFTDNALINPTNPVTVNLIGAGGTGSQVLTALARMNHALTKLNHAGLSVRLWDDDVITEANLGRQLFAESELELYKSVALINRVNRFFGTNWKAETQKFEKDDLGELKSNMKSEIYISCVDSVKSRFDIAEILNELKIDEGYYRNQCKYWIDFGNSQFTGQVLLSTIGNIKQPNSEKYETVENLPFITDEFGGILKISEAEDNTPSCSLAEALEKQDLYINSSLAQMGSSLLWSLFRNGLTENRGFFLNLKNFHSKPINL; the protein is encoded by the coding sequence ATGAACTCAGAAATAAATAAAAATAGAGAAATCAAAGCCAAAGTCCATTTTACGGATAATGCTTTAATCAATCCAACAAATCCCGTTACAGTTAATTTAATTGGAGCTGGTGGAACAGGTTCGCAGGTTTTAACTGCATTAGCAAGAATGAATCACGCTTTAACGAAACTGAACCACGCTGGTTTATCTGTGAGATTATGGGATGATGATGTGATTACAGAAGCGAATTTAGGCAGACAATTATTCGCAGAAAGTGAATTGGAATTATACAAGTCTGTTGCATTAATCAATCGTGTAAACAGATTTTTCGGAACGAATTGGAAAGCTGAAACTCAAAAATTTGAAAAAGATGATTTAGGGGAGTTAAAAAGCAATATGAAATCAGAAATTTATATTTCTTGTGTGGATAGTGTAAAATCTCGTTTTGACATTGCAGAAATTTTAAATGAATTGAAGATTGATGAAGGATATTACAGAAATCAATGCAAATATTGGATTGATTTTGGTAACAGTCAATTTACAGGACAGGTTTTGCTCTCTACCATCGGAAATATCAAACAACCCAACTCTGAGAAATATGAAACGGTGGAGAATTTGCCTTTTATTACTGATGAATTTGGAGGAATTTTAAAAATTTCAGAAGCGGAAGATAATACTCCAAGTTGTAGTTTAGCGGAAGCATTAGAAAAACAAGATTTATACATTAATTCTAGTCTAGCACAAATGGGGAGTTCTTTGCTTTGGAGTTTATTCCGTAATGGATTGACTGAAAACAGAGGTTTTTTTCTTAATCTGAAAAATTTTCATTCAAAACCTATCAACTTGTAG
- a CDS encoding PRTRC system protein E, whose protein sequence is MQTNFFRQLANMNLTGDLQIILRPTKENRFVLSVMLNNEQCGDEARKLIPPLHLRGTAEELDNGFFESISIPLQTASGLMVDMENFMKQLEEAKKKSAMEKEKTDREKKEKEVKEKKYKEAFQKAEELEKECRYKEAWSSLPKVSEYPDFAENIRKKQDEYERHFAPSLFNENQS, encoded by the coding sequence ATGCAAACCAATTTTTTTAGACAACTCGCCAATATGAATCTTACAGGCGATTTACAAATAATACTAAGACCAACAAAAGAAAATCGTTTTGTCCTTTCCGTAATGCTCAATAACGAGCAATGCGGAGATGAAGCGAGAAAACTCATTCCGCCACTTCATCTTCGAGGAACAGCGGAAGAATTAGACAACGGATTTTTTGAAAGTATTTCTATACCACTACAAACCGCATCTGGATTAATGGTGGATATGGAAAATTTCATGAAACAACTTGAAGAAGCCAAAAAGAAATCTGCAATGGAAAAAGAAAAAACCGACAGAGAGAAAAAAGAAAAAGAAGTCAAAGAGAAGAAATATAAAGAAGCATTCCAAAAAGCCGAAGAATTGGAGAAAGAGTGTAGATACAAAGAAGCGTGGTCGTCTTTACCAAAGGTTTCTGAATATCCCGATTTTGCAGAAAATATCCGTAAAAAGCAAGACGAATATGAAAGGCACTTCGCTCCAAGTCTTTTTAATGAAAATCAATCCTAA
- a CDS encoding toprim domain-containing protein, with protein MNCEEIKEKISIRMVLESFNLFPVKENRNTAFYFALDREEKIPSLSVDFAKNKAFDFGTGKSYDVISIVQQMNLCSISEALRYLEKFDFSNYNKLQSEETLHEKKYKIIMVREIQHPALIQYLKSRKVYEQKDLVKEIEYELNGKKYFGIGFFNNSGGIEIRNKYSKICLGKKDVTLIKNELNISNEILVFEGFFDYLTFRNLEKKQNINSDYLILNSTAMLFKAKDELKKYEKISLFLDNDSNGKSFKEKLQNQYKNVEDCSWIYHNFKDLNEWYCGNNCKRI; from the coding sequence ATGAATTGTGAAGAAATAAAAGAAAAAATAAGTATAAGAATGGTTTTAGAATCGTTCAATTTATTTCCTGTAAAAGAAAATAGAAATACGGCGTTTTATTTTGCGCTCGACAGAGAAGAAAAAATTCCTAGTTTGTCGGTTGACTTTGCTAAAAATAAAGCGTTTGATTTTGGAACGGGAAAAAGTTATGATGTGATTTCAATTGTTCAACAAATGAATCTATGTTCAATTTCTGAAGCGCTGAGATATTTAGAAAAATTTGATTTTTCTAATTATAATAAACTTCAAAGTGAAGAAACATTACACGAAAAAAAATATAAAATTATCATGGTTCGTGAAATTCAACATCCTGCTTTAATTCAATATTTAAAATCTCGAAAAGTATATGAACAAAAAGATTTAGTGAAAGAAATTGAGTATGAATTGAATGGTAAAAAATATTTCGGAATTGGTTTTTTCAATAATTCAGGAGGAATTGAAATCCGAAATAAATATTCTAAAATATGTTTGGGTAAAAAGGATGTGACTTTAATAAAAAATGAGTTAAATATTTCTAATGAAATTCTGGTTTTTGAGGGTTTCTTCGATTATTTGACTTTTAGGAATTTAGAAAAAAAACAAAATATTAATTCAGATTATCTTATTCTCAATTCTACAGCAATGCTTTTTAAAGCAAAGGATGAATTGAAAAAGTATGAGAAGATATCACTATTTCTTGATAATGATTCCAATGGAAAATCGTTTAAAGAAAAACTTCAAAATCAATACAAAAATGTAGAAGATTGTTCGTGGATCTATCACAATTTTAAAGATTTGAATGAATGGTATTGTGGTAATAATTGTAAACGCATTTAA
- a CDS encoding helix-turn-helix domain-containing protein, giving the protein MSISIITKEDLQQFKTELLEGIEQLIKQKTTEQKLWLRTSEVKSLLNISSGTLQNLRINGTLSCSKIGGTLYYNYNDIQKLLMEQKH; this is encoded by the coding sequence ATGTCAATATCAATTATTACAAAAGAGGATCTTCAGCAATTTAAAACTGAACTCCTAGAAGGAATTGAACAATTAATAAAACAAAAGACAACTGAGCAAAAGTTGTGGTTACGAACTTCAGAAGTCAAGTCACTTCTGAATATATCTTCTGGGACTTTGCAAAATTTAAGAATTAATGGGACTTTATCTTGTAGCAAGATAGGAGGTACATTATATTACAATTATAATGACATACAAAAGCTATTAATGGAGCAAAAGCATTAA
- a CDS encoding PRTRC system protein B: MKDITQDFGKLYHPTSALVFFQTNERIKETYVEYFDMDKNGNPINAHPLTEKEAKTLVKALNTKTQKEKNKDFLKPKGILPTNILQINPSENGSVLWFTKSRKQQLYFTENLEISNGRAEVPAMLWFANKRSLKIFALSSNQRPTEKTPLFYAPFFNVYENGNVCMGTVDVHIQNSTSLEEYIKNWENYFFNSYFSHLMNEHNPVKGNCVNLWKSLINVDKPFPKETLKKANRTLKSLI, encoded by the coding sequence ATGAAAGATATTACCCAAGATTTTGGTAAACTTTACCACCCTACATCCGCATTAGTTTTCTTCCAAACCAATGAAAGAATTAAAGAAACTTATGTGGAATACTTTGATATGGATAAAAATGGGAATCCTATCAACGCACACCCTTTGACAGAGAAAGAAGCAAAAACATTGGTAAAAGCACTTAACACAAAAACCCAAAAAGAAAAAAATAAAGATTTTCTAAAACCGAAAGGAATTTTACCCACAAATATTCTTCAAATCAATCCTAGTGAAAATGGTTCAGTTTTATGGTTTACTAAATCAAGGAAACAACAACTCTATTTTACTGAAAATCTAGAAATTTCAAACGGAAGGGCAGAGGTACCTGCAATGTTATGGTTTGCTAATAAAAGAAGTCTTAAGATTTTTGCACTTTCAAGTAATCAAAGACCAACAGAAAAAACACCGCTTTTTTATGCACCGTTTTTCAATGTGTATGAAAATGGAAATGTTTGTATGGGAACGGTAGATGTTCATATTCAAAACTCTACTTCTTTAGAAGAATATATAAAAAATTGGGAAAATTATTTTTTTAATTCTTATTTCAGCCATTTGATGAATGAACACAATCCAGTAAAAGGGAATTGTGTAAACCTGTGGAAAAGCCTTATTAATGTTGATAAACCATTTCCAAAAGAAACTTTAAAAAAAGCAAACAGAACTTTAAAAAGTCTAATATAA
- a CDS encoding single-stranded DNA-binding protein, producing MNTIVGRITQNAKINTLKNDKKVVNFSIAINDSYKTKQGERKEQTTYYNCSYWINAKIGKFLTKGTLVELSGRISSGAWIGKDGEIKSGLNFHTSNIKLHGGKQKSELNNEPTASPQNNNSNPFSDETDDDLPF from the coding sequence ATGAACACTATCGTAGGGAGAATTACCCAAAATGCAAAAATCAACACTTTGAAAAATGACAAAAAAGTCGTGAATTTCTCAATCGCTATTAATGATAGCTACAAAACCAAACAAGGCGAAAGAAAGGAGCAAACTACTTATTACAACTGCTCTTATTGGATAAATGCTAAAATAGGAAAATTTCTGACCAAAGGTACTTTGGTAGAATTATCAGGAAGAATAAGCAGTGGTGCATGGATAGGAAAAGACGGAGAAATAAAGTCTGGACTAAACTTCCATACTTCAAACATCAAATTGCATGGTGGAAAACAAAAATCTGAATTGAATAATGAACCTACAGCAAGTCCACAAAATAACAATAGCAATCCATTTTCAGATGAAACTGATGACGATTTGCCATTTTAA
- a CDS encoding DUF1493 family protein: MENKNYSLIIDYLAKEFNLEKDKLNLNTSLSDIGLDGDDILDFLIKFFKNFDVEYQQTNYKDFIPEESGFFLNTILSFLKIKKNQNKQEIFIKDLVTSLNKKIWYKKL, encoded by the coding sequence ATGGAAAATAAAAATTATAGTCTTATAATAGATTACTTGGCTAAAGAATTTAATTTAGAAAAAGATAAATTAAATTTGAATACATCTCTTTCAGATATTGGATTGGATGGGGATGATATTTTAGATTTTTTAATTAAATTTTTTAAAAATTTCGATGTAGAATATCAACAAACTAACTATAAAGATTTTATTCCCGAAGAATCTGGATTCTTTCTAAATACTATTCTTAGTTTTTTAAAAATAAAAAAAAATCAAAACAAACAAGAAATTTTCATTAAAGATTTAGTTACCTCTTTGAATAAAAAAATATGGTATAAAAAATTATAA
- a CDS encoding transposase translates to MKKLLILSAISITSLGLSQTNCENLKKENEVLQSTNKILTSENEYLKKIVEINKPISETEKDNSTFKITKVIGNKAEKTIAIIFLVEAKDENKKMTIEDISIVDIEGKEYEIDIYKSSRPYPELALNTPIKLTFSFKNIENEPLFIKLFRFKETSQPIRNLFEDTKSSLEFKDLKVNWN, encoded by the coding sequence ATGAAAAAATTATTAATATTATCAGCAATCTCAATTACATCATTAGGATTAAGCCAAACTAATTGCGAAAATCTAAAAAAAGAAAACGAAGTCCTTCAATCAACAAATAAAATTTTGACTTCAGAAAATGAATACCTGAAAAAAATAGTTGAAATTAATAAACCAATTTCAGAAACAGAGAAAGATAACTCTACATTTAAAATAACAAAAGTAATTGGAAATAAAGCCGAAAAAACTATTGCTATTATCTTTCTTGTAGAAGCAAAAGACGAGAACAAAAAAATGACAATTGAGGATATTTCTATTGTTGACATTGAAGGAAAAGAATATGAAATTGATATTTACAAATCCAGCAGACCATATCCTGAATTGGCATTGAATACTCCTATTAAATTAACTTTTTCTTTTAAGAATATAGAAAACGAACCCCTTTTTATAAAACTTTTTAGATTCAAAGAAACTTCACAGCCTATAAGAAACTTATTTGAAGATACAAAATCAAGTCTAGAATTTAAGGACTTGAAAGTAAATTGGAATTAA
- a CDS encoding DUF1281 family ferredoxin-like fold protein, whose protein sequence is MANWCSNAVAFEGNDTALEQVRLEFLKMKLRENKESCGQLPEFISDKNKGYFFDVSLENGGCNFNYQTRWSPNTEILLLIAEYYKVDFIYYYEEIGNQIYGVTVYSNNELKEICLEEEDFEQYDYQEETDTYFFEEEKYESDYEILEILLKRKIENYENH, encoded by the coding sequence ATGGCAAACTGGTGTAGCAATGCGGTTGCTTTTGAGGGCAACGATACCGCTTTAGAACAAGTGAGATTAGAATTTTTAAAAATGAAACTCCGTGAAAATAAAGAAAGTTGTGGGCAACTTCCTGAGTTTATTTCAGATAAAAATAAAGGATATTTTTTTGATGTCTCGTTGGAAAATGGGGGTTGTAACTTCAATTACCAAACAAGATGGTCACCCAATACAGAAATTCTATTACTCATTGCCGAATATTATAAAGTGGATTTTATCTACTATTATGAAGAAATAGGCAATCAAATCTATGGCGTTACAGTCTATTCTAACAACGAACTCAAGGAAATTTGTTTAGAAGAGGAAGACTTTGAACAATATGATTATCAAGAAGAAACAGACACTTATTTTTTCGAGGAAGAAAAATATGAAAGTGATTATGAAATCTTAGAAATATTACTAAAAAGGAAAATTGAAAATTATGAAAATCATTGA
- a CDS encoding RteC domain-containing protein produces MNRENFRKKVDQLWKELTSSIDQINRSDNDIVIRAEEILMETDLTIRKLKDLLKQYKFLDWSDEIFFFKKTKPQFVAIYIYYSKVLAIEASKPYADAHALKAYYENERGNLLYFYNEQKEFISYYRRKSTYLDKKYFIRFKFDFKLKLSPELYSYDEGFSTSHDHIVSQILANDLLDQYLTDKIDSKEVRKNSITQMQNMEWTAPKVALIELLYSLHQTKCFNAGHADLAEIFRWAENSLHISLGNYHKTLSEIRLRKTDRTKFLSLLTQNMDQYLNDLDE; encoded by the coding sequence ATGAATCGAGAAAATTTCAGAAAAAAAGTAGATCAACTATGGAAGGAACTTACCTCATCGATAGATCAAATCAACAGAAGTGATAATGATATTGTCATTCGCGCGGAAGAAATTCTAATGGAAACAGATCTTACCATTAGAAAGCTAAAGGACTTATTAAAACAATATAAGTTTCTGGATTGGAGTGATGAGATTTTTTTTTTCAAAAAAACAAAACCACAATTCGTGGCAATTTATATTTACTATTCTAAGGTTTTGGCAATTGAAGCTTCCAAGCCTTATGCTGATGCTCATGCATTAAAAGCATATTATGAAAACGAAAGAGGAAATCTTCTCTATTTTTATAACGAACAAAAAGAATTTATTAGCTACTATCGTAGGAAGTCAACCTACCTTGATAAAAAATATTTTATTCGTTTCAAATTTGATTTCAAACTGAAACTCAGCCCTGAACTGTATAGTTATGATGAAGGTTTTTCAACATCTCATGACCATATTGTTTCTCAAATTCTTGCAAATGACCTTTTAGACCAATACTTAACCGATAAAATTGATTCAAAAGAAGTTAGGAAAAACTCAATCACTCAAATGCAGAATATGGAATGGACAGCACCAAAAGTCGCCTTGATTGAATTATTATATTCGCTTCATCAGACGAAATGTTTTAACGCTGGTCATGCTGACCTTGCTGAAATCTTTCGTTGGGCTGAAAATTCTTTACATATCAGTTTAGGTAATTATCATAAGACTTTAAGTGAAATTCGACTTAGAAAAACTGACAGAACTAAGTTTTTGTCATTGCTCACCCAAAATATGGATCAATATCTGAATGATTTGGATGAATAA
- a CDS encoding helix-turn-helix domain-containing protein, with product MFRNNKLLLIIFNLILFSVQGQERQGKYYKESYKKIYGLFESYPENDDRAMVFVNRYIHKAKSEQNLKKLIEGYEEAIYYTKNIDRKLSFADSCIVTAIKYNDKDQISRAYLGKGIIYYYNRRQYKPALVQYLKAYKFSEDSKDEYLKNKITYHLGMVKSYLGYYEEASKHFENTAHYFESKISENSHPNLKLNNESGYFNSIYRLSTCYRNLRLFRKEDSLITIGLERLKDTNEFSIEYGYFHKGKGIQLLREGRSGEALEHFILAKDILSHNQDDASLNTVYFYLGKLYWQRENRTESLKYLNKTDSLVRKFWFITPEIRESYEYLIKDAKQSQNKEKQLYYTNQLLKADSIINADFALLSSKIHREYDTSTLLKEKKQLESQHKNGLLFLYFSMASAFLLLSFSIWKFRNSRKRENEITSKYRELLKKLNNPEKNDTFKDASIVSLKEKNLYSQEIIDDVKAKLELFEKEKLFLKKNLTLSTVAKMIGSNRTHLSYVLNEHYQMTFTMYLKILRIKYITNLLLENNKYLNYSIDSLAEECGMSHRQIFSKHFMEITGMRPGDFIRKRKEELKEF from the coding sequence TGTTCCGTAATAATAAATTATTATTGATTATTTTTAATTTGATTTTGTTCTCGGTACAAGGTCAGGAACGACAGGGGAAATATTACAAAGAATCTTACAAAAAAATTTATGGCTTATTTGAGTCTTATCCAGAAAATGATGATAGGGCAATGGTTTTTGTTAATAGATATATTCATAAAGCAAAGAGTGAACAAAATTTAAAAAAATTGATTGAGGGGTATGAGGAAGCAATTTATTATACAAAAAATATTGACCGGAAATTATCTTTTGCAGACAGTTGTATTGTCACTGCTATAAAGTACAATGATAAAGACCAGATTTCCAGAGCTTATCTTGGAAAAGGAATTATTTACTATTATAACCGAAGGCAGTATAAACCAGCTTTGGTTCAATATCTCAAAGCATATAAATTTTCAGAAGATTCAAAAGATGAGTATCTGAAAAATAAAATAACTTATCATTTAGGGATGGTTAAAAGCTATTTGGGGTATTACGAGGAAGCATCCAAACATTTTGAAAATACTGCTCATTATTTTGAGAGCAAAATATCAGAAAACTCTCATCCGAATCTTAAACTCAATAATGAATCTGGATATTTCAATAGTATTTATCGCTTAAGTACCTGTTATAGAAATTTGCGTTTATTTCGTAAAGAAGACTCCCTGATTACTATCGGGCTGGAAAGACTAAAAGATACAAATGAGTTTTCCATAGAGTATGGTTATTTTCATAAAGGTAAAGGCATTCAACTCTTAAGAGAAGGAAGATCAGGAGAGGCATTAGAGCATTTTATACTTGCAAAGGATATTTTAAGTCATAATCAGGATGATGCATCATTGAATACGGTGTATTTCTATTTGGGGAAGTTGTACTGGCAGAGAGAAAATAGAACAGAATCATTAAAGTATCTAAATAAAACAGATTCATTGGTTCGTAAATTTTGGTTTATTACTCCTGAGATAAGAGAAAGTTATGAATATCTAATTAAGGATGCAAAACAGAGCCAAAATAAAGAAAAACAACTCTACTATACCAATCAACTGTTAAAAGCAGATTCTATCATTAATGCTGATTTTGCTTTGCTATCGTCAAAAATTCACCGGGAATATGACACGAGTACATTACTGAAAGAGAAGAAGCAATTGGAAAGTCAACATAAGAACGGTCTTTTGTTTTTATATTTTTCAATGGCCAGTGCCTTTTTATTACTAAGTTTTTCAATTTGGAAATTCAGAAATTCTAGAAAGAGAGAAAATGAAATTACTTCCAAGTATCGAGAATTACTCAAAAAATTGAATAACCCTGAGAAAAATGATACTTTTAAAGATGCATCTATTGTTTCTTTAAAAGAGAAAAACTTATACAGTCAAGAAATTATTGATGATGTCAAGGCTAAGCTGGAACTTTTTGAAAAGGAAAAACTGTTTTTAAAGAAAAACCTAACGCTTTCAACCGTTGCTAAAATGATTGGAAGTAACCGGACTCATTTATCATATGTTCTCAATGAACATTATCAGATGACATTTACAATGTATTTAAAAATTTTACGCATTAAATACATTACCAACCTACTATTGGAAAACAACAAATACCTTAATTATTCCATTGATAGTCTGGCTGAAGAATGTGGAATGTCACACAGACAAATTTTTTCAAAACATTTTATGGAAATTACTGGTATGAGACCAGGTGATTTTATCAGGAAGAGAAAAGAGGAATTGAAAGAATTCTGA
- a CDS encoding addiction module toxin RelE, giving the protein METQFNFQLRHRNDNREWEDIDVYYKTHCDRTTAIRYARILSKIFHSEVRLTEGKEPLKTSGTYIYEQNEILKKNKNYGKLV; this is encoded by the coding sequence ATGGAAACACAATTTAATTTTCAATTAAGACACCGAAATGATAATAGAGAATGGGAGGATATAGATGTGTATTATAAAACCCATTGTGACAGAACGACTGCTATACGTTATGCGAGAATACTCTCTAAAATATTTCATTCTGAAGTCCGATTGACAGAGGGCAAAGAACCGCTAAAGACAAGTGGAACATACATTTATGAACAAAATGAAATTTTAAAAAAAAATAAAAATTATGGCAAACTGGTGTAG
- a CDS encoding DUF3853 family protein codes for MKKIDPKTPIWKLTVEEFLAISKNLSTESKYEYGLKGLAKILGCSVSKASEIKSTGILDKAIIQNGNIIIIDKEKALQLFAKK; via the coding sequence ATGAAAAAGATAGATCCCAAAACTCCCATTTGGAAGCTTACTGTTGAAGAGTTTTTAGCAATTTCTAAAAATTTGAGCACAGAAAGTAAATATGAATATGGCCTCAAAGGCTTGGCAAAAATTCTTGGATGTTCTGTTTCAAAAGCATCTGAAATAAAATCTACTGGAATATTAGATAAAGCCATTATTCAAAATGGGAATATCATTATTATAGATAAAGAAAAGGCATTACAACTTTTTGCCAAAAAATAA
- a CDS encoding PRTRC system protein C, translated as MLLATHLERVFILKDNGQEINLPDPEPKWSVEAVMNFYANTYPILTTAKVSAPQIKDDKVQYKFESVMGTKG; from the coding sequence ATGTTACTCGCAACTCATTTAGAAAGAGTTTTTATACTCAAAGACAACGGACAGGAAATAAATTTGCCAGACCCCGAACCAAAATGGAGTGTGGAAGCTGTAATGAATTTTTACGCTAATACTTATCCAATTCTAACCACCGCCAAAGTTTCTGCACCACAAATTAAGGACGATAAAGTTCAATATAAATTTGAAAGTGTAATGGGAACAAAGGGATAA
- a CDS encoding histone H1, whose amino-acid sequence MKELIEKINAEYEAFSKEAEQQIDKGNKAAGTRARKAALELSKLFKDFRKLSVEESKK is encoded by the coding sequence ATGAAAGAACTAATTGAAAAGATTAATGCTGAATATGAAGCATTTTCTAAAGAAGCAGAACAACAAATTGATAAAGGAAACAAAGCTGCAGGTACTAGAGCAAGAAAAGCTGCTTTAGAATTAAGTAAATTATTTAAAGATTTCCGTAAATTATCAGTTGAAGAATCTAAAAAATAA